The segment ttaaaaaatagtagtaacataataatatgttattttcttctaaactaaagaaaattatatattttcaaccaatataaatttagacttgaaagaaaaataatttatattgtaGAATACTTTTAAACTAGAAAGGCAAATATATATCTCACAATGCAGGTAATATAGtataagaaaagtaaaaatttagATAGAAAGTGTAGCAACACATCGATACAACGAATAACGTGACATTACTTTAACATTGAAAATTCGTCCTTTCGATTATTTCTTAAGTCTTGAGGTACttactaattttatttgtaataaaatattttattttgtgactTTGTTGAATAAAATCTTACTAATTAACCAATAAAGCATATGCGTAAAAACAGATGTTGTCGACATATATgctgaaaatatttataatatttaattagtttcatTTTGGTTCTACTTTATAATTAAGACTACCAGGTATAAgccaaattaaaattaaaatgaattctCTTCTGTATCGTTATTATAACGAAGCTAACCAACAAATCATCAGAAGTTTGATCACATTAAACAAATTATACTTTCATGAATTAAATCTGCCACActtaataaaaaacataacaatataGAGATTATATCTTAATTTATACCACTAGATAACACACTAGTGGTCttttattactaataatataaaaattctctATTAGGATGAGTACAAGCAAAGACGTTAGACCTTACCTTACCTATcctaataaaatttcaattgaaattaCTAATGTTGTTCAACAAATAACAGGTGGGAGAGCAACCTTGTTGGTGTCATCAACAAAGACAATAACACGAGCACAATCCACTGGCAATGGAATTGACTTAGACATGTTCAACACCTTAACATGAACACTTGGGTTCTCATTCTGAATTACACTCACTGCTTTAGCCACATTGGTTCCCATTAGCTCCGGCCACGATGACTTACCTACATGCATTAGCAAATACAGTCAAATCTCTCTATAACAATCAATcgttataaaaacaaaaagcacaacgatattttaaatttaacttacCAGTAACCTTGCATGCGGAAGAACAACCAGCGGTACTCATATTTGGCTAATTAACTCTATTATAAATGTGCAAATGGTTTGTAGAAAATCAGTCTAGGGGTGTCTATATTTATAGGTGTAATTTGTctttggttttaattttttttctatatttgaaGATTTACTTAGGAGTTCAATAATATACTACTTAAGGTTAgttatttaacttattaacaTATATAGAGTAGAGATATCATACACATCATTATAttgggaaaataaataaattatattctaaatttgtcccaaaaaattatttacactCTCCAAATACGTGGGGAGAttcttacatttattttttttcccaaaTTGTATCTCAATTTTCCTACTAAGAATTGCGTGACATGGAAAGTGCTTTTGCCAAAAAACTGTTAAAATCGTAAGGAGATTTTACTTTGACTAATGCGCATATGTGAGTTACAAATATAATAGAGTAatagaattaattatttaattttataattaattttccttaattattaAGTTGAGGcataaaatgaataatacatataattatatccataaagtaagaaaaaaatctttatGTATTATCCTAACAAATGTagctaattatttcaaaatgcCACGTTCTAAGTAATTGagaattttatcttattttttttccctaTTGTGTGGTTACCAATTCCAACTTTCATTAGTCATTCTAGAAGAAAACTAAAATAGTTTGTAAAAATTAGTATTTTGTTAGCCACATAGTTCTTGCAATACTTGTTCATGTGATTTAATCGAAAATCATGATTCATTCCCATCCtgcattatattatttttaacattttgattttgatttgagtACTGAGATGAATATTAATGGTTTCTTTGggattatataattttgattcaagtactttaaatttgattattatttagaTAGTGTAGGTTTTATTTGAATGTTTGTGGTTTTGAATATCGAAACTTTTATTTAATACATAtcattgtatatgtataatataaataattagtattgtatattttctataaataattagtattgtatattttctatatatagaaTTGAGAGTCTTTCGCCAAAAACATCATTAAACTATACCTCAaacttaaattacatttttaaagtATCATTCTTAGCAGTAAACATTCTTCTTAGCAGTAAACATTCTTCAAGTATTTAAAAGTGAACAATTTTCACCCTTCTGTTAGATATTATCAAAACACTAAGGATTCCTACAAAACATGAGCCTGCATAATTTCATTACATGCTATAAgaagttcttgaaaaaaatatttaaaatcttaGACAACTATTACTTACTGAAacaaaaaatgtttgaaaaggaATGAGGATACATGATCTACTCTTTTTCTACTTTAGAAACGGAACGAAACTGGAGCTTAAAAATCTTTACTTTTTTCATAGCCAATTTGTATTTAGATCAATAAATTTTTGGGCAATCTGATATAGAATGATCAAAATATTGATCATGTCTTGCATTTGATTTTGATTCTACATTATTGGAAGAGGAAGTCTCCAATAAACGTCGCTTCTAGCATATTCAATTAAGTTTAAACATATTTCAACTAATAATATTcttaatataaaattacatgaaaaataaatttcaaaaactacaaattaaaagattttgcaTAATGctaaactcaattcc is part of the Solanum lycopersicum chromosome 1, SLM_r2.1 genome and harbors:
- the LOC138339027 gene encoding glu S.griseus protease inhibitor-like, producing the protein MSTAGCSSACKVTGKSSWPELMGTNVAKAVSVIQNENPSVHVKVLNMSKSIPLPVDCARVIVFVDDTNKVALPPVIC